The DNA sequence AGGTCATGCACGCCACCGGTTCTGACACACTCAAGATCTGGCTGGGCGACGGAACGAACTATCCAGGACAGGACTCGATCGCTGCGCGGCAGGAAAAGCTCGCTGACTCGCTGTCCGTTATCTACGAGAATCTGGCTCCACACCAGCGTCTGCTCCTTGAGTACAAGTTCTTTGAACCCGCCTTCTACCACACTGATGTTCCGGACTGGGGCACGGCCCTGGCGCACGTGTTGGCCCTGGGCGACCGAGCCGTCGTCTGCCTGGACACCGGCCACCACGCGCCCGGTACCAACATCGAATTCATCGTGGTTCAGCTGCTGCGCGCCGGCCGCCTCGGAGCTTTCGACTTCAACTCGCGGTTCTACGCCGACGATGACCTGATCGTGGGATCCGCAGATCCCTTCCAGCTCTTCCGCATCATGCACGAGATTGTCTCCTTCGGCGCCCTCGCGCCCACCTCCGGCGTGAACTTCATGCTCGACCAGTGCCACAACCTCGAAGAAAAGATCCCCGGAGAAATCCTGTCCGCGATGAACGTCCAGGAGGCAACCGCGAAGGCACTCCTTGTCGACCGTGCCGCTCTGGCGAAGGCGCAGGCCGAGCACGACGTGCTGACTGCCAACCAGGTACTCATGGACGCTTTCTCCTCTGATGTGCGCCCGCTCCTGGGCGAGCTGCGCGAAGAGCAGGGCCTCGACCCCAACCCGCTTGCGGCCTACGCCGCCTCGGGCTACTTCGAGCGCATCAGCGCGGAGCGAGTGGGTGGTCAGCAGGCCTCCTGGGGCGCATGATGACGACCGTTGTCGCTATCGACCTGGGGGCCTCCTCGGGGCGCGTCCTACGGGGCGTGTTCGACGGCGAACGTCTCGCCATCGAGGAGTGCTCCCGCTTCCCGAACGGGCCGGTCGCCGTTCCTGGGCCTCATCATTCCGACGCTTCTCAATCGGGGGGCGAGGCCCAGGTGGCCTACGAGTGGGACATCCTCGCGCTGTGGCGAGGCATCCTCGAGGGCCTGCGCGAGGCCAGCCTGCGCGGTGCCGTGGACGCTATCGGAATCGACACGTGGGCTGTGGACTACGGGCTGCTGGACGAGGGCGGCCGACTGATCGGTAACCCTGCGTCCTACCGTTCCGCGCGCTGTGGCGTTGGCGCGTCCGAGGTGCTCGACCGATGGGATTCCTCCTGGCTCTATGAGCACAACGGATTACAATTCCAGCCTTTCAATACGCTGTTCCAGCGTGTAGCCGACCGGGGGGAGCGGCGCGCGGACTGCGCGCGCACGGCGCTCCTGATTCCCGACCTGCTGGCGTACTGGCTCACGGGAGAAGCGCGAAGCGAGCTGACGAACGCGTCGACGACAGGCCTCGTCAATGCCACGGAGCGCGACTGGGATCCCGAGATCCTTAATCGGCTGCGCGACGACTTCGGGGTGGAGCACCTCTTCCCGCCGATCATTGAGCCGGGGGAGATTGTCGGTGAAGCGCGCGTTGAGGGTCTTGATCTGCACACCTCGACGGGCGAGCCCACCCCTGTCGTCGCCGTTGGGTCGCACGACACCGCCTCCGCGGTTGCGGGTGTGCCCGCCCAGACCGGGTCGTTCGCGTACATCTCGAGTGGGACCTGGTCGCTCGTCGGTACCGAGCTCAGTACCCCCGTGCTCTCCGAGGAAGCTTGGGCGGCCAATTTTACGAACGAGCTGGGTGTCGATGGCACGGTCCGTTTCCTCGCCAACATCATGGGTATGTGGGTGCAGCAGGAATGCCTGAGCGAGTGGGCATCCCTTGGGGATAACGCGTCGGGCGCTGGAGGTCGGGTCGACTGGCCGCTCCTCGACGCGCAGACTGAGGCAGCCCAGCCCGTACGCTACCTGCTCGACATGTCCTCACCTGAGCTGATGGCTCCGGGAGGCATGGTAGAGCGAGTGCGTTCACTGTGGATCCCGGGCCCAGGCGTCTCTTCGTCCCCTTCTGTGGATGACGGATCGTCTTCCGCGGACGAGGCAGGGGTGCGCGTTGGTGATCCGAAGGCCTCGGGTGTCGATCCTAGTGAGCGGGCAACCGTGCTGCGGGCGATCACGGACTCGTTGGCGCTGGCATACCGCAGGGCGATCCGACGGACATGTGAGCTGAGCGGTACCCTCCCTGAAGCGATTCACCTCGTGGGGGGCGGCTCAAAGAATTGTCTGCTGGCGCAGGAGACCGCAGATGCGACAGGAATCCCGGTCATTGCGGGACCCGTTGAGGCCACGGCCCTCGGGAACATGCTCATCTCCCTGCGGGCTATCGGCGTGGCCAGCGGAACGCTGATGGACCTTCGTGCCATTTCGCGGGCGTCGTCGGCGCTCGTGACCTACGAGCCGCGCGCTTCTCATGCGCACCTCTGGGATCAGGCCGATGCCCTCCTCGATGCTCGGTCGTAGCTGACGTGTGCTGACGTGGGCCGCGACTCGACTAGTTCGAGCCGCGGCCCACTCGTATCTGGTGGCTCTCCCGTTCGCACATAAGGAAAAGTGTTTGGGGCATGTTCAGTGACATGCCCCAAACACTTTGATAACGAACGGTGCGTCCGGTTTTCCTCGATGGGTCAGGACCCCTGAGTGGCAGCTACCTTCTGGCGATAGGACTCAGCTTCCCAGTTCTCGATGAAGCCGCGCTCTCGATCATCCATGACGCGCACGCGACCGAGCAGGTTCGCATCCCGTGCCACGCGCAATGCGTCCAGGAAGGTGTGCAATGCGTTGTCTGAGGCCTCGTTCGTCATACCTGCCGCCGCTACGGCTAGTCCGGGAATGACAGCGACGATCGGCGCACGCCCGTGCTGGGCACGGTGCAGCGACACTTTCGCGGCCACGATGTCCTCAGTGTCGGTTGCTTCCAGAACAACGGGGAAGGAACCCGCGTACACGATCTGATCGGGGATCAACGGACCGCCAGGAGCTGAAGCAGCCGCTGATAGTCCGTCTGTCGATAGCGCGACACTCGGCGCGTCTACCGCGCGACGGAAGGCTTCCGCCACCCGGGATGGCGAACCCGACAAGGCGGTGCCGGCCTCGTCGATTGCCGCACGGATTGAGGATGTTAGGAAGTCGATCCGCTCGAGAATCGCATCCTTTGTCGGGCCTGAAACGATGATGCCGTGATTGCCGAGGAGCGTGATCGCCGGCGGGGGAGTGTCGTGCGTGGCCGTGAACGCGCGGCGACGCTTGTCGATAAGACGCGCGAGAGGAATACCTGGGTCCGTGTAGTCGACCCACAGTGCCTGATCACCCAGGATCTGCTCACAGAGCTCCTCGCCGCGCGTGTTGCACGTGATCGCGTTGGCTGTCAGAGGGTGCAGGTGGATGACAAGCGGGTCGGGAATAAGCGCGTGAAACAGGATTTCGACGCTCGGGCGGCGCTCGAACGCGCCACGCTGTGCGAGCTGCGCGGCCGCGCGAACGGGGTCTTCATTGCTGGGGAGCTCTTCAGGATGTTCGAGGGCATGCAGGAGGGTGGGAATGTCGAGCGGGACCAGGTCTTCCTCGCGCAGGGTTGCGAGCGGAACACCGCTGGGCTTGATGAGGAGTGTGTCACCATCCTTCGCGGATGAGTTTCCACCCCCTGAGCGCGTGTACTCCGTGTCTGAACCGATCTGGTTGGACAGCTCGATGAGTTGGGAGACGAGGTCTTGAGATGAAGTAGTCATTGGTCCTCCACAATGAGGATGAAACGTTTCATCTAAGGATATTGAGACGGGGTCTGAATGTCAAGACCGGGGCCATGTGCAACTACAGCGAAATGCTGAGCGCACCGCGCAGGCATAGAGGTGGGGGACCCCCACCCGGGGGTCCCCCACCTCAACAACAAACGCTCAGGCCTCCGCTTCGAGAGCCTTCTGCTCCTCGGGTGTGAGCTTAGCGATGCCGATGCCCGTGGCCGCCCACAGGAGGGCGAAGAAGATGGCGATCCAGTTGGAAATCGCCCAGGGCATGTAGGCCAGGGTGGCGACGCCCAGGGTGCCGGCCATGTAGGCACCCGCCGACGTCCATGGGAGGATGGGCTCCCACACGGTGGCCGCGTCCTCGATGGTTCGCGACAGGTTCTTCGGGTCCAGGCCTCGCTTGATGTACTCGCCGCGCAGCATCTCGCCCGGGATCAGCAGGGAGACCTGGCCGTTCGACGTGATGCCGATGACCGCCAGGCCAGTCACGATCGTCGACGCGATCAGCGCGAACGTCGACTTCACGGGAGCCAGTAGGCTCGAAATCAGCACGTCCAGCGACCCGGACACGGACACTGTGCCCGCGAAGGCGATCGCGCAGAAACAAATCAGCAGGACGCTCATCATCGAGTTCATGCCGCCGCGCTCCAGCAGGCGCGTCACGTCCTCGATGACGGAGTCGGCCTGGAAGCCGCTCTTGCCGACCATGTCGACCTTGAAGCCGTTCACGGAGGCCACGACCGAGTTCGAGAAGGACACTCCCTGGAACACGACCGCATTAAACATGGCGGTCGCGCACGACACCAGCATGACCGGCACGGTCGGCAGCTTCATCACCGAGCCGACGAGCACGACCAGCACGGGCACCAGCAGGAGCAGGTTCCAGTTGAACGCCGAATCGAGGGTCGAAAGGATCGTGCCGACCTTCTCGGGCACGGTCCCGCCCGACGACTGCAGGCCGAAGATCAGGTACACGACCGCCGAGGTCAGGAACGCCGGCACGGTCGTCCACATGAGGTGGCGAATGTGCGTAAACAGGTTCACGCCCGTCGCCAGCGACGCGATGTTCGTCGTGTCCGACAGGGGAGAAAGCTTGTCGCCGAAGTAGGCGCCCGCCACAATCGCGCCCGCCACCATCGGCAGGTTCGCGTCCATGCCGACCGCAACGCCCATGAAGGCGACGCCGATCGTGCCCGCAGAACCCCACGACGTGCCCGTGCACAGCGACACGATCGCCGTCACGACCAGCGCAATGAGCGCCAGGAACTGCGGGTTAATGATCTTCAAGCCGTAGTAGATGAGCATCGGGATCGTGCCTCCCGCCATCCACGTGCCGATCAAGGCGCCGACGACGATGAGGATCAGAACAGCCGGCATGGTCTTTGCGATCTTCTCGGCGATCGCGCCGATGATCTCGTCCCACGTGTAGCCCAAGGTCATGGCGACAATGCCGGCGACCACGGCCGAAGCGATGAGCAACGGCTCCACCGGGAGGCTCGCGGCAATGTAGCCGCCGCCCAAAAGGACGATCAGCGTGACCGCGGGAATGGCCGCGACCAGGAGAGATGGAGTGCGGTGAGCCCGCTTCTCCGAGGAGGTGACTGACATCGTCAATCCTTTCTATTTCATTGCGTCCGCGCGCCACTGCGCGTCCGCTTAGTTCGATGCGAGCGCCGCGATCGCCTCGCATAAGCGCCCCAAAGCCCGCACCAGGTCGCGCTCGGGAAGCGCCACATTGATACGGAAGAAGCCTTCATAGTCGGCCCCGAAGTCCTCGCCCGGGGACACCGCGACCCGGGAGGCGGCCACGGCCTCGTCGAGAGAAGCGGACGAGGCCAGGTATGCCCGGGCGTCCACCCACACCAGGTACGTGCCGTCGGGGTCGACGACACGAGCCCGAGGCAGCGCGCGGCGCAGGTAATCAACGGCCACGTGCAGGTTTGCGTCGATGCGATCGCGCAGCTCATCCACCCACGCCTCGCCGAGGTTCCACGCGGCGATCGTCGCGGGAATCGCGAAGAAATTCGGGTTGTGCAAGCCCATGAGGCGCTTAGCCTCCTCGAGGCGCTCCCCGAGCTCGCCGCGCACCGCGATCGCCGAGGCCTCCAACCCCGCGCTGTTAAACGTCTTCCCGGGGGACGCGCACTGAATGAGGCACCCCGACTCCCACAGGCGTGGCGCGACGGCCGCGAGCGGCCGGTACCGGTTCCTGCCCGGCCGTTGGAAATCCGCGTGAATGTCGTCGGAAAGCACCAGCACATCCCCCTGACGCGCGAGGGAAGCGACCATGTCCATCTCTCGCTCACTCCACACGCGGCCCGTCGGGTTGTGCGGGCTGCACCAGAGCAGCAGGTCCGCGCCCTCCATCGCGCGGGCGAACAAATCCTCAGGAATCTGAGGCATCTCGCCCGACAGGTCGAGGGGAACCCGGCGCAGCTCGCACCCGGCGCGCTCCACGACCTCGATGATCGGCCCGTACGCCGGATCCAGCGTCACCACGCGCGGAGGGCGCCCCAGCGACCCCGGCAAGACGATCGAGCACAGGGCCGACACGCACTGCACGATACGCGGGAAAAAGTGCACGGCGCCCTGCTCGAGCGCCCACCCGTGGCGGCGCTCCTGCCAGTGGGCAGCGGCCTCGCGAAAGTCATCGAAGACCTCCGTGTAGCCGAAAATCCCCTCCGTGCACGCGTCCACGATCGCGCGCGACACCTCCGGGCACGTCGCGAACTCCATGTCCGCGACCGATAGGGACAGCGCATCCTCGCCCAGGTGCGCAGCCAGCAAGTCCCACTTCGCGCTGTGCGTCCCCCAACGAGTGATCGTCTCGTCAAACATCGGAGCCACCCGCCCCCAGGTCCGCCACGTTCAGGGCAGCCGCCTGCTTCGCCGCCCCCAGGGCGACGTACTCGGCGGGGGAGGGGACCTCCACCTCGGCCCCCAGGATGCCCGAGGCCAGGGCCCGCACCGCTCTCGAGCGCGCCCCGCCGCCGACCATGACCACCCGCTCGATGGGCACGCCCTGCGCGCGCACCGCGTCCAGGGCCCCGCGCATGAGCGTCAGCAGCCCCTCGACCGCCGCGCGAGCCACGTGCGCGGGGTCGCAATTCGCCAGCGTCATGCCCTCCAACGTCGCCGTCGCATCCGGCAGATTCGGAGTGCGCTCTCCCTCGAAGTACGGGATCAGCCGCAGCCCACCCGCATTCGGAACTGACAGGGCCGCCTCGTCGAACTCCTCGTATCCCAGGCCCGTCACCCGCCTCATCGCGTCGATAATCCGCGACGCGTTCAGCGTGCACGCCAGCGGCAGCCACCGGCCTGACGCGTCCGAAAAGCCCGTGACCAGGCCGGATGGATCCGACACGGCAGACTCCGACACCGCCGCGACTACGCCCGACGTCCCCAGGCTCAGCATCGCCGCGCCCGGACCCAAATCCACGCCGAGGGCCGCCGCAGCGTTATCACCCGCGCCCGGACCCAAGGCAATCTCGCCCCAGCCGCGCGCCTCGTCCCCGCGCGCCACGACCTCGTACGGTTCCGCGATCCACGGCAGCACGACGCTCTCGGCCCGCTCCTCGCTGCAGCGCAGCGCCTGGGCGAGAATGTCACGCCGATACGCCGACGCCGACCGATCCACGTACCCCGTCCCCGAGGCATCCGACCGATCCGTCGCCAAGCCCTCCAACCCCAGGCGCTCGAAACCGCCCGCGATCCGCCACGTCAAGTAGTCGTGGGGTAAGCACACCGCGGCCACGCGCTGGGCCGCCTCCGGCTCGTGATCCGCCAACCACCGCAGCTTCGTGACCGTTAACGACGCGACCGGAACCGAGCCCGTGGCATCGGCCCACCAGGCCTCGCCCGACGACTCGCCCGCACGCTCTGCGATCAAATCCCGAGCTGCGCCCGCGCTCCTCGTGTCATTCCACAGCAGGGCCGGCCGAATCACCTCGCCCCGCTCATCCAGCACGACCATGCCGTGCTGCTGGCCGCCCACGCTGAGCGCTCGCACGTCATCCAGCCCGCCGGCCGCAGCCACGGCCTCGTTCAACGCGTCCCACCAGGCGCGCGGATCCACCTCGGTGCCCTCCGGATGCGGCGCGCGACCCTCGCGCACCACCTCGCCCGACACCGGATCCCATACGACCACCTTGCACGACTGCGTCGAGGAATCGACGCCCGCAACGAAAGGCCTCTCGCCCATCACACAACCCCTCGTCGAAGAGACGATCAGCCGATCAGGTGACGCATCGCCTGCTGGTACAGCTCCACGAAGTGGTACTCGCGCTCGCCCGCGGCCTGCGCGTCGAAGTCCTCGTAGGAGCTGCGATCCGCCAGGAAGTCCTCAAGGGATTCGCCCGCGGCCAGCGTGGATTCGCTCAGCTCGGGAACCGACGCAGCCTCGAGCAGCTCGCGGGTCACCGGATCCTCGCGGAACGCGCGGGCCTTCTGGGCGAGAGTCAGGTACATCTCGATGTTCGCGCGCGCGGACTCCCACACGCCCTCCATCCCCTCCGTGCGGCTCGGCTTGTAGTCGAAGTGGCGCGGACCCTCGTAGCGCGGGCCACCGCCCGGGAAGCCGTTCTCCAGCAGATCGACCGTGAAGAACGCGCTGGCCAGGTCGCCGTGGCCGAACGCCTTATCCTGGTCGTACTTGATGCCCGACTGGCCGTTGAGGTCGATGTGGAAGAGCTTGCCCGCGTTCAGCGCCTGCGCGAGCGCATGCGTGTAGTTCAGGCCCGCCATCTGCTCGTGGCCCGTCTCTGGGTTCAGGCCCACGATGTCACCGTGCTCCAGCTGCGCGATGAGGGCCAGTGCGTGGCCGACCGTCGGCAGGAAGATGTCGCCGCGAGGCTCATTCGGCTTCGGCTCTAGGCCAATCTTGAGGTTGTAGCCGCGCGACTTAATGTAGGCGGCGACCGTGTCCAGGCCCTCCTTGTAGCGGTCGAACGCCGCGTTCAGGTCCTTCGACGAGTCGTACTCCGCGCCCTCGCGTCCGCCCCACATGACGAAGGTCGTCGCCCCCATCTCCGCAGCCAAGTCCACGTTGCGCAGGATCTTGCGCAGGCCGAAACGGCGGATCGAACGGTCGTTGTTCGTCAGGCCGCCATCCTTGAAGACCGGGTGAGTGAAGGTATTCGTCGTGACCATCTCGATGACGAGGCCAGCCGCATCGGCCGCCTCCTTCACCTTCATGACGCGGTCGTGACGCTCCTGATCCGACGCGTCAAAGTCGAACACGTCATTGTCGTGGAAGGTAATGCCCCACGCGCCGACCTCCGCGAGCTTTTCCGTGTACTCCCACGGGTCCAGGACTGGGCGGGTCCCCGTGCCGAAGGGGTCGACCGCATTCCAGCCGACCGTCCACAGGCCGAAGGAGAACTTGTTGTCGGGGGTGGTTGTCATGGTGGTGTCCTTTCGAACGTCGGTGTTCAGTTGGAGGGGATGATGCTGCGTCGTCGGCGGCGCTGCGTATCGTTGTGTGGCGGCGGATGCTGGTGTGTGTTGTGCCCGCCTGTTTGGTCGCGCGGTCGTTGCGCACCGTGTTTGCGTCGTCACAATTTATTTGTTGTGGGGTAAAACTTAATATCTGCGTGCGCGTTCGTCAAGGCCCTCCGACAAGTCCGTGCGACGGGTGGGCACCGCTACCCTGACACGGTAGCCTGGGTCCATGCCGACCCGTTCCGACAGCGCCAACGACGCCGGCCGAATCAGTCGCGGCCCGGTCGCTTCACCGTGCCCCTCGGAGCGGGGGATGGGCGCTCAGAACCGCGGCGTGAAGTCGGAAAACGTGCGCGCATCCAACATGTCGACGGTGCTGCGCAACATCCTCGCCTCGCCGGGCGAGGTCACGCGCGCAGGCCTCTCGCAGCGCACCGGAATGACGCGCGCGACTATCTCGCGCCTCGTGGACGACCTGGTGGGTGCTGGACTCGTGCGAGAACTCGAACCTGGCGACGGCGGCGGCCGTGGCCGCCCGGCCAACCGCCTCACCCCCGCGGAGGGCAGCGCCGTCGCCCTCGGCGTCGAAGTGGACGTCGCGAGCCTCGATGTCATGCTCGTCGATATCGCAGGACGGGAGCTCGGGCACCGCCGGATTGAGAGCGATTTTGCCGACAGTGCGCCGGAGGAGACGATGGCGCTCGCGGCCCGAGAGGCCCACACTCTGTTAGAGGGCACCCTTCCCGATGGTGCCCTGTTCCTGGGGACGGGCGTTGGGTTGCCGGGCTTGGTGTCGCCGACCCGGCTGGCGCTCGCCCCGAACTTGGGGTGGCGAGACATCCCGCATGACCAGCTACTTGCCCCGCTCGCCGACCTGAACCCGGTGGTCGTCGCGAACGAAGCGGACCTGGCGGCCTACGCGGTTGCCTACACGGGACCGGGGGTGGCCGGTGGTCCGTCGACCTTCGTGTACGTGTCGGGTGAGGTGGGCGTTGGCGCTGGCATCATCGTTGATCATCGACCGATGAGCGGGGCGCGTGCCTGGTCCGGCGAAATCGGGCACATGTGCGCGGATCCCAATGGGCCGCTGTGCCGTTGCGGGGCGCGTGGATGCCTCGAGGCCTACCTGGGTGTGCGCGCCCTCGCCGAGCATGTGGGCGCCCCCGCGGGGTCCGGGGCACTCGGGATTCTACGTTGCGCGGGCCTCGTTGACGAGGCCGGGGTGAAGACCTCTGGGTCTCTTGGTGTGAGCGCGGAGC is a window from the Schaalia odontolytica genome containing:
- the rhaI gene encoding L-rhamnose isomerase, which gives rise to MTIHLSDLPESARTLLREQTIELPSWAFGNSGTRFKVFPSPGTPRNAYEKIDDAAQVHRFTGITPRVSLHIPWDVVDDFSDLAEHARSQGITLGTINSNVFQDDDYKFGSLTNSDEAVRRKAIDAHLRCIEVMHATGSDTLKIWLGDGTNYPGQDSIAARQEKLADSLSVIYENLAPHQRLLLEYKFFEPAFYHTDVPDWGTALAHVLALGDRAVVCLDTGHHAPGTNIEFIVVQLLRAGRLGAFDFNSRFYADDDLIVGSADPFQLFRIMHEIVSFGALAPTSGVNFMLDQCHNLEEKIPGEILSAMNVQEATAKALLVDRAALAKAQAEHDVLTANQVLMDAFSSDVRPLLGELREEQGLDPNPLAAYAASGYFERISAERVGGQQASWGA
- a CDS encoding rhamnulokinase, which encodes MMTTVVAIDLGASSGRVLRGVFDGERLAIEECSRFPNGPVAVPGPHHSDASQSGGEAQVAYEWDILALWRGILEGLREASLRGAVDAIGIDTWAVDYGLLDEGGRLIGNPASYRSARCGVGASEVLDRWDSSWLYEHNGLQFQPFNTLFQRVADRGERRADCARTALLIPDLLAYWLTGEARSELTNASTTGLVNATERDWDPEILNRLRDDFGVEHLFPPIIEPGEIVGEARVEGLDLHTSTGEPTPVVAVGSHDTASAVAGVPAQTGSFAYISSGTWSLVGTELSTPVLSEEAWAANFTNELGVDGTVRFLANIMGMWVQQECLSEWASLGDNASGAGGRVDWPLLDAQTEAAQPVRYLLDMSSPELMAPGGMVERVRSLWIPGPGVSSSPSVDDGSSSADEAGVRVGDPKASGVDPSERATVLRAITDSLALAYRRAIRRTCELSGTLPEAIHLVGGGSKNCLLAQETADATGIPVIAGPVEATALGNMLISLRAIGVASGTLMDLRAISRASSALVTYEPRASHAHLWDQADALLDARS
- a CDS encoding class II aldolase/adducin family protein, coding for MTTSSQDLVSQLIELSNQIGSDTEYTRSGGGNSSAKDGDTLLIKPSGVPLATLREEDLVPLDIPTLLHALEHPEELPSNEDPVRAAAQLAQRGAFERRPSVEILFHALIPDPLVIHLHPLTANAITCNTRGEELCEQILGDQALWVDYTDPGIPLARLIDKRRRAFTATHDTPPPAITLLGNHGIIVSGPTKDAILERIDFLTSSIRAAIDEAGTALSGSPSRVAEAFRRAVDAPSVALSTDGLSAAASAPGGPLIPDQIVYAGSFPVVLEATDTEDIVAAKVSLHRAQHGRAPIVAVIPGLAVAAAGMTNEASDNALHTFLDALRVARDANLLGRVRVMDDRERGFIENWEAESYRQKVAATQGS
- the nhaC gene encoding Na+/H+ antiporter NhaC; translation: MSVTSSEKRAHRTPSLLVAAIPAVTLIVLLGGGYIAASLPVEPLLIASAVVAGIVAMTLGYTWDEIIGAIAEKIAKTMPAVLILIVVGALIGTWMAGGTIPMLIYYGLKIINPQFLALIALVVTAIVSLCTGTSWGSAGTIGVAFMGVAVGMDANLPMVAGAIVAGAYFGDKLSPLSDTTNIASLATGVNLFTHIRHLMWTTVPAFLTSAVVYLIFGLQSSGGTVPEKVGTILSTLDSAFNWNLLLLVPVLVVLVGSVMKLPTVPVMLVSCATAMFNAVVFQGVSFSNSVVASVNGFKVDMVGKSGFQADSVIEDVTRLLERGGMNSMMSVLLICFCAIAFAGTVSVSGSLDVLISSLLAPVKSTFALIASTIVTGLAVIGITSNGQVSLLIPGEMLRGEYIKRGLDPKNLSRTIEDAATVWEPILPWTSAGAYMAGTLGVATLAYMPWAISNWIAIFFALLWAATGIGIAKLTPEEQKALEAEA
- a CDS encoding MalY/PatB family protein — protein: MFDETITRWGTHSAKWDLLAAHLGEDALSLSVADMEFATCPEVSRAIVDACTEGIFGYTEVFDDFREAAAHWQERRHGWALEQGAVHFFPRIVQCVSALCSIVLPGSLGRPPRVVTLDPAYGPIIEVVERAGCELRRVPLDLSGEMPQIPEDLFARAMEGADLLLWCSPHNPTGRVWSEREMDMVASLARQGDVLVLSDDIHADFQRPGRNRYRPLAAVAPRLWESGCLIQCASPGKTFNSAGLEASAIAVRGELGERLEEAKRLMGLHNPNFFAIPATIAAWNLGEAWVDELRDRIDANLHVAVDYLRRALPRARVVDPDGTYLVWVDARAYLASSASLDEAVAASRVAVSPGEDFGADYEGFFRINVALPERDLVRALGRLCEAIAALASN
- the xylB gene encoding xylulokinase is translated as MGERPFVAGVDSSTQSCKVVVWDPVSGEVVREGRAPHPEGTEVDPRAWWDALNEAVAAAGGLDDVRALSVGGQQHGMVVLDERGEVIRPALLWNDTRSAGAARDLIAERAGESSGEAWWADATGSVPVASLTVTKLRWLADHEPEAAQRVAAVCLPHDYLTWRIAGGFERLGLEGLATDRSDASGTGYVDRSASAYRRDILAQALRCSEERAESVVLPWIAEPYEVVARGDEARGWGEIALGPGAGDNAAAALGVDLGPGAAMLSLGTSGVVAAVSESAVSDPSGLVTGFSDASGRWLPLACTLNASRIIDAMRRVTGLGYEEFDEAALSVPNAGGLRLIPYFEGERTPNLPDATATLEGMTLANCDPAHVARAAVEGLLTLMRGALDAVRAQGVPIERVVMVGGGARSRAVRALASGILGAEVEVPSPAEYVALGAAKQAAALNVADLGAGGSDV
- the xylA gene encoding xylose isomerase, yielding MTTTPDNKFSFGLWTVGWNAVDPFGTGTRPVLDPWEYTEKLAEVGAWGITFHDNDVFDFDASDQERHDRVMKVKEAADAAGLVIEMVTTNTFTHPVFKDGGLTNNDRSIRRFGLRKILRNVDLAAEMGATTFVMWGGREGAEYDSSKDLNAAFDRYKEGLDTVAAYIKSRGYNLKIGLEPKPNEPRGDIFLPTVGHALALIAQLEHGDIVGLNPETGHEQMAGLNYTHALAQALNAGKLFHIDLNGQSGIKYDQDKAFGHGDLASAFFTVDLLENGFPGGGPRYEGPRHFDYKPSRTEGMEGVWESARANIEMYLTLAQKARAFREDPVTRELLEAASVPELSESTLAAGESLEDFLADRSSYEDFDAQAAGEREYHFVELYQQAMRHLIG
- a CDS encoding ROK family transcriptional regulator is translated as MPTRSDSANDAGRISRGPVASPCPSERGMGAQNRGVKSENVRASNMSTVLRNILASPGEVTRAGLSQRTGMTRATISRLVDDLVGAGLVRELEPGDGGGRGRPANRLTPAEGSAVALGVEVDVASLDVMLVDIAGRELGHRRIESDFADSAPEETMALAAREAHTLLEGTLPDGALFLGTGVGLPGLVSPTRLALAPNLGWRDIPHDQLLAPLADLNPVVVANEADLAAYAVAYTGPGVAGGPSTFVYVSGEVGVGAGIIVDHRPMSGARAWSGEIGHMCADPNGPLCRCGARGCLEAYLGVRALAEHVGAPAGSGALGILRCAGLVDEAGVKTSGSLGVSAEQERARAVLAEAGAALGRVLSGVINAMDIPHVVLGGAVAELSDALLDPAREEIETRTLQAPWSSPIVEVLPDSASLTVWGAAFRVLDALVDDPAAFLG